From Micromonospora sp. NBC_01699, a single genomic window includes:
- a CDS encoding sensor histidine kinase, translated as MRQRMSLAGQFLLLQLGIVLLVVGAVAAVSIAESDAAFRREEGARLRSVGENAAINRTVRLGLGDPAGQEALAAVAESARAVSGASYVLIADATGKLVTGPDAGTPAVLGTSDGLAGRSWVGVVDDGSKALVAHVPVLDERDGAFLGLIVVGDVYPTLPEQLAAGFTNLLTYLLLGGVLGVAGSLLLARRVKRQTLGLEPDEITGLVEHREAMLHGIKEGVLGTDAADRVTLVNDEAVRLLGLPASPVGQSLHAQPMEPRLRDVLTGRVSGVDQIVLSDDRVLVLNRRPVLVRGRRVGSVTTLRDRTELTALRRELDVSRHTTDTLRAQAHEFSNRLHTIAGLVELGEHEEVVRYITRASQVHEELNREVTSLIRDPALAALLIAKASLAAEQGVQLVISAESDLPVVDERLAGDLVTVIGNLIDNALDAIEPGGRVEAGVRVHDGEVHVTVSDSGPGVPPELVEQVFRQGYSTKDESLGHHGLGLALIRLICQHRGGSVQVRGSSFVARLPLVVGAPA; from the coding sequence ATGCGTCAGCGGATGTCCCTGGCCGGTCAGTTCCTGCTGCTCCAACTCGGCATCGTGCTGCTGGTCGTCGGCGCGGTCGCGGCCGTGTCGATCGCCGAATCCGACGCGGCGTTCCGCCGCGAGGAGGGCGCCCGGCTGCGCTCGGTGGGGGAGAACGCGGCGATCAACCGCACCGTACGGCTGGGGCTCGGTGACCCGGCCGGGCAGGAGGCGCTGGCCGCGGTCGCGGAGAGCGCCCGAGCGGTCTCCGGCGCCTCGTACGTGCTGATCGCCGACGCCACCGGCAAGCTCGTCACCGGTCCGGACGCCGGCACCCCGGCGGTGCTCGGCACCAGCGACGGGCTCGCCGGCCGGTCCTGGGTCGGTGTCGTCGACGACGGCTCCAAGGCGCTGGTCGCGCACGTGCCGGTCCTCGACGAACGGGACGGCGCCTTCCTCGGCCTGATAGTGGTCGGCGACGTCTATCCCACGCTGCCCGAACAGCTCGCCGCCGGGTTCACCAACCTGCTCACCTACCTGCTGCTCGGCGGGGTGCTCGGGGTGGCCGGGTCGCTGCTGCTGGCCCGCCGGGTGAAGCGGCAGACGCTGGGCCTGGAACCGGACGAGATCACCGGTCTGGTCGAGCACCGGGAGGCGATGCTGCACGGCATCAAGGAGGGCGTGCTCGGCACCGACGCCGCCGACCGGGTCACCCTGGTCAACGACGAGGCCGTACGCCTGCTCGGGTTGCCGGCCTCGCCGGTCGGGCAGTCGCTGCACGCCCAGCCGATGGAACCCCGGCTGCGCGACGTACTCACCGGGCGGGTCAGCGGGGTGGACCAGATAGTGCTCAGCGACGACCGGGTGCTGGTGCTCAACCGCCGGCCGGTGCTGGTCCGGGGCCGGCGGGTAGGTTCGGTGACGACGCTGCGGGACCGGACCGAGCTGACCGCGCTGCGCCGCGAACTCGACGTCAGCCGGCACACCACCGACACGCTGCGGGCCCAGGCACACGAGTTCAGCAACCGGCTGCACACCATCGCCGGGCTGGTCGAGCTGGGCGAACACGAGGAGGTGGTCCGCTACATCACCCGGGCCAGCCAGGTGCACGAGGAGCTCAACCGGGAGGTGACCAGCCTGATCCGGGACCCGGCGCTGGCCGCGCTGCTGATCGCCAAGGCCAGTCTCGCCGCCGAGCAGGGCGTGCAGCTGGTGATCTCCGCCGAGTCGGACCTGCCGGTGGTCGACGAACGGCTCGCCGGTGATCTGGTCACGGTGATCGGCAACCTGATCGACAACGCGCTGGACGCGATCGAGCCCGGCGGCCGGGTCGAGGCGGGGGTACGGGTGCACGACGGCGAGGTTCACGTGACGGTCAGCGACTCCGGTCCGGGCGTACCGCCGGAGTTGGTCGAGCAGGTGTTCCGGCAGGGCTACAGCACCAAGGACGAGTCCCTCGGTCACCACGGCCTCGGCCTCGCCCTGATCCGGCTGATCTGCCAGCACCGGGGCGGCAGCGTGCAGGTGCGCGGATCGTCGTTCGTGGCCCGGCTGCCGCTGGTCGTCGGGGCGCCGGCATGA
- a CDS encoding C40 family peptidase → MTALWLPPAAIGARPDPEPATVKTSAALEVSTEARLLAAERADRAHRLPMTPPVPPATPATATTPPKAKATKEKAKTPSRGTAGTPKRTTPNTAPARKKSTGSPKPGTTVKPPSGAAGTVVSYALAQVGKRYVYGASGPNSFDCSGLVAASYARVGIKLPHQSGAIASRGKRVPAGQWRPGDVIYTPGHVAIYLGNNRMVAATKPSTGVRIGTVRGGTAYRFL, encoded by the coding sequence GTGACCGCCCTCTGGCTCCCGCCGGCAGCCATCGGGGCCCGACCCGATCCGGAACCAGCGACAGTCAAGACCAGCGCCGCTCTGGAGGTCTCGACCGAGGCCCGACTGCTCGCCGCCGAACGCGCCGACCGCGCGCACCGGCTACCGATGACTCCACCGGTACCTCCCGCCACCCCGGCCACGGCGACGACGCCGCCGAAGGCGAAGGCAACCAAGGAGAAGGCGAAGACCCCGAGCCGGGGTACGGCCGGCACTCCGAAGCGTACGACCCCGAACACCGCACCGGCGCGGAAGAAGTCAACCGGCAGCCCAAAGCCGGGAACCACCGTCAAACCCCCGTCCGGCGCCGCCGGCACGGTCGTCTCGTACGCGCTCGCCCAGGTCGGCAAGCGCTACGTCTACGGTGCATCCGGCCCGAACAGTTTCGACTGTAGTGGCCTGGTCGCGGCGAGCTACGCCCGGGTCGGCATCAAGTTGCCGCACCAGAGCGGAGCGATCGCCAGCCGCGGCAAGCGTGTCCCGGCCGGCCAATGGAGGCCGGGCGACGTGATCTACACACCCGGTCACGTGGCCATCTACCTGGGCAACAACAGGATGGTCGCGGCGACGAAGCCCAGCACGGGCGTACGGATCGGCACCGTCCGGGGTGGAACCGCGTACCGGTTCCTGTAG
- a CDS encoding DUF7507 domain-containing protein — protein sequence MGISTRSRRRWSLALASAVTVGLGVLLPQPAEAAPVGPVNPVAAALSFGVMTEGNANVVTNENEGTLAVGGDLSFGNYQVAGSSVGSFTVPGDARPTALVVGGRVNFTGSVPGSRLQVQQGGYAKIGNLTGTFVRDLDNNQASVNTRILPADDYDASPRIELTTQQPVSSVGPTSPIDFAAAFSTFRTTSTDLATCDNTLLLRTPNGDPLPEPIPPGSNAVVSLTPGVTNVLDLTAADLNNIAILTFTTPPTATTPLLINVDTTGIGNSFAWTAPNFSGVGGQDARYILINFPTATSLTLTPAAATVEGSIYAPNADLVDLSPTNTEGSVITRSFDHQGGEVHYFPFATTLACNGEPAAGISVVKSSTTTAITTVGQQVPYSYLVTNTGQVTLENVNVTDVQTPPSSNANLGPITCPVTDLAVGESTTCTATYTVSQADLDNDALTNTAIAHGNPKDSPTPVDSAPSSLTIPGAAAIASIALVKSSTTTAINAVGQQVPYAFLVTNTGQLTLSNVNVTDVQTPPSSNANLGPITCPVTILAPAASTSCTATYTATQADLDNGSVSDTATAHGTPPQSPSPIDSAPSTLTIPAVSPTPGIALVKSSTTTVINAVGQQVPYDFLVINSGEVTLSNVTVTDVQTPPSSNVNLGPITCPVTTLAPGDSTTCTATYTVTQADLDNGSVTDTATAHGTPTGSQTPIDSPPSSLTIADGVLLDSISVVKWSTTTLISSVGQQVPYTFTVVNTGRQTLSDVNVTDVQAPPSSNAGLGPITCPVTTLAPGVSTTCTATYTATQADLDNGSVSDTATAHGTPPRSPSPIDSEPSTLVIPSVAPTAAISIVKWSTTTAITALGEQVPYQFLVTNTGQATLSNVNVTDVQTPPSSNANLGPITCPVTTLAAGASTICTATYTVTQADLDNESVSDTATAHGTPAGSQTPIDSAPSPLTIPEAEGLSSIAIVKASASSVISRIGQQVPYSFLVANTGQVTLSNVNVTDVQTPPSSNTDLGPITCPVTTLAPGTSTTCTGTYTVSQADLDSGSVADTAIAHGTPAGSQTPVDSGPSVLTIPAITAGAITVVKSSTTTAITSVGQQVPYEFLVTNTGNVTLTGVTVTDTLTPPASPANLGPITCGPTNVPNGSVTLGNGGTVTCRATYTVSEADYSGSAVTNVATATGTPPSGPAPVSPGSTVSIPVDPDPALSLAKSADPSTVNRAGDQVVYRYDVTNIGNVALTAITVDETAFSGTGTPGPIDCGSPDLPLAPGGERECVGTYTVTQADIDAGQITNTAVALGTPPTIPGQPPPDPVQSAPSSAIVTATGDASLTVVKSSGTKVIWKPGQQVPYTFLVTNTGSVRLTNVTVTDRLVAPADSANLGPITCGLTGVPNGSVTLAAGDSITCRATYTVSWEDYRHGSVRDVATVTGTPPSGPAPVSPESTLTIPVKAKHHLPVTGPAAGRWITIGLTSVLLGTALVLAGVRRRVRT from the coding sequence ATGGGAATTTCGACAAGGTCCAGGAGGCGCTGGTCCCTGGCACTGGCCAGCGCGGTGACGGTCGGGCTCGGCGTACTGCTGCCGCAGCCGGCCGAGGCCGCCCCGGTGGGACCGGTGAACCCGGTCGCCGCGGCACTGAGCTTCGGGGTGATGACCGAGGGCAACGCGAACGTGGTGACCAACGAGAACGAGGGCACCCTCGCCGTCGGCGGTGACCTGAGCTTCGGCAACTACCAGGTCGCCGGCAGCAGCGTCGGCTCGTTCACCGTCCCCGGCGACGCCCGCCCCACCGCCCTGGTCGTGGGCGGCCGGGTGAACTTCACCGGGAGCGTGCCGGGCAGTCGGCTACAGGTGCAGCAGGGCGGGTACGCCAAGATCGGCAACCTGACCGGGACCTTCGTCCGGGATCTCGACAACAACCAGGCGTCGGTCAACACCCGCATCCTGCCCGCCGACGACTACGACGCGTCGCCCCGGATCGAACTGACCACCCAGCAACCGGTGAGCAGCGTCGGCCCGACGTCCCCGATCGACTTCGCGGCCGCCTTCAGCACCTTCCGTACGACCTCCACGGACCTTGCCACCTGCGACAACACCCTGCTGTTGCGGACACCCAACGGGGATCCGTTGCCCGAGCCGATCCCACCGGGCAGCAACGCGGTCGTCTCGCTCACGCCGGGCGTGACCAACGTGCTCGACCTGACCGCCGCCGACCTCAACAACATCGCGATCCTCACCTTCACCACCCCGCCGACCGCGACCACGCCACTGCTGATCAACGTTGACACGACCGGGATCGGCAACAGCTTCGCCTGGACCGCACCCAACTTCTCCGGCGTCGGCGGACAGGACGCCCGCTACATCCTGATCAACTTCCCGACCGCCACCTCGCTCACCCTGACCCCGGCCGCGGCGACCGTCGAGGGCAGCATCTACGCCCCCAACGCCGACCTGGTCGACCTGTCCCCGACCAACACCGAGGGCAGCGTCATCACCCGCTCCTTCGACCACCAGGGCGGCGAGGTCCACTACTTCCCCTTCGCCACCACACTGGCCTGCAACGGTGAACCGGCGGCCGGCATCTCGGTCGTGAAGTCCTCCACCACCACGGCGATCACCACCGTCGGACAGCAGGTGCCGTACTCGTACCTGGTCACGAACACCGGTCAGGTGACGTTGGAGAACGTCAACGTGACCGACGTACAGACGCCGCCGTCGTCGAACGCGAACCTGGGCCCGATCACCTGCCCGGTCACCGACCTGGCGGTGGGCGAATCCACCACCTGCACCGCCACCTACACGGTGAGCCAGGCCGACCTGGACAACGACGCGCTCACCAACACCGCGATCGCGCACGGCAACCCAAAGGACTCGCCGACCCCGGTGGACTCGGCACCGTCGTCGCTGACCATTCCCGGTGCGGCGGCCATCGCCTCCATCGCGCTGGTCAAGTCCTCCACCACCACCGCGATCAACGCGGTCGGCCAGCAGGTGCCGTACGCCTTCCTGGTGACGAACACGGGCCAGCTCACGCTGTCCAACGTGAACGTGACGGACGTGCAGACGCCGCCGTCGTCCAATGCGAACCTGGGTCCGATCACCTGCCCGGTGACCATCCTGGCGCCCGCTGCGTCGACCAGCTGTACGGCGACGTACACGGCGACGCAGGCGGATCTGGACAACGGGTCGGTGTCGGACACCGCGACCGCGCACGGCACCCCGCCGCAGTCGCCGAGCCCGATCGACTCCGCCCCGTCCACGCTGACCATTCCGGCGGTGTCACCCACCCCGGGGATCGCACTGGTCAAGTCCTCCACCACCACGGTGATCAATGCGGTCGGCCAGCAGGTGCCGTACGACTTCCTGGTGATCAACTCGGGAGAGGTGACGCTGTCGAACGTGACCGTGACGGATGTCCAGACCCCGCCGTCGTCGAACGTGAACCTGGGTCCGATCACCTGCCCGGTGACCACGTTGGCGCCCGGAGACTCGACCACCTGCACCGCGACGTACACCGTCACGCAGGCCGACCTGGACAACGGGTCGGTGACGGACACCGCCACCGCGCACGGCACCCCGACCGGCTCGCAGACCCCGATCGACTCACCACCGTCGTCGCTCACCATCGCCGACGGCGTACTCCTCGACTCGATCTCGGTAGTGAAATGGTCCACCACCACGCTGATCTCGTCGGTCGGCCAGCAGGTGCCCTACACCTTCACCGTGGTGAACACCGGCCGGCAAACGCTGAGTGATGTGAACGTGACCGACGTGCAGGCGCCGCCGTCGTCGAACGCCGGCCTGGGGCCGATCACGTGTCCGGTGACCACGTTGGCGCCCGGGGTGTCGACCACGTGTACGGCGACGTACACGGCGACGCAGGCGGATCTGGACAACGGGTCGGTGTCGGACACCGCGACCGCGCACGGCACCCCGCCGCGGTCGCCGAGCCCGATCGACTCCGAGCCGTCGACACTGGTGATCCCGTCGGTGGCACCGACCGCCGCGATCTCGATCGTGAAGTGGTCGACCACCACGGCGATCACGGCGCTCGGCGAGCAGGTGCCGTACCAGTTCCTGGTGACGAACACGGGCCAGGCCACGCTGTCCAACGTGAACGTGACGGACGTGCAGACGCCGCCGTCGTCCAACGCGAACCTGGGTCCGATCACCTGCCCGGTGACCACCCTGGCGGCGGGTGCGTCGACCATCTGCACCGCGACGTACACCGTCACCCAGGCGGACCTGGACAACGAGTCGGTGTCCGACACCGCGACCGCGCACGGCACACCCGCCGGTTCGCAGACGCCGATCGACTCGGCACCGTCGCCGCTGACCATCCCGGAGGCCGAGGGACTGTCCTCGATCGCCATCGTGAAGGCGTCCGCCAGCTCGGTGATCTCGCGGATCGGCCAGCAGGTCCCGTACTCGTTCCTGGTCGCCAACACCGGGCAGGTCACGCTGTCGAACGTGAACGTGACGGACGTGCAGACGCCGCCGTCGTCCAACACGGACCTGGGGCCGATCACCTGCCCGGTGACCACCCTGGCTCCCGGAACGTCGACCACCTGCACCGGCACCTACACGGTCAGCCAGGCCGACCTGGACAGCGGCTCGGTCGCGGACACCGCTATCGCGCACGGCACCCCGGCCGGGTCGCAGACCCCGGTCGACTCCGGGCCATCGGTGCTGACCATTCCGGCCATCACCGCCGGGGCGATCACGGTGGTCAAGTCGTCCACCACGACGGCGATCACCTCGGTCGGCCAGCAGGTGCCGTACGAGTTCCTGGTGACCAACACCGGCAACGTCACCCTGACCGGCGTCACCGTGACCGACACCCTGACCCCGCCGGCAAGCCCGGCGAACCTGGGTCCGATCACCTGCGGGCCGACCAATGTCCCCAACGGCTCGGTCACCCTGGGCAACGGTGGCACGGTCACCTGCCGGGCCACGTACACGGTCTCCGAGGCCGACTACAGCGGTTCGGCCGTGACGAACGTGGCGACCGCGACCGGCACGCCGCCCTCGGGACCGGCGCCGGTCTCGCCCGGCTCGACGGTGAGCATCCCGGTGGACCCGGACCCGGCCCTCAGCCTGGCGAAGTCGGCCGACCCGAGCACCGTCAACCGGGCCGGTGACCAGGTCGTCTACCGGTACGACGTGACCAACATCGGCAACGTGGCGCTGACCGCGATCACCGTCGACGAGACCGCGTTCTCCGGCACCGGCACCCCGGGGCCGATCGACTGCGGGAGCCCCGACCTTCCGCTGGCACCCGGAGGGGAGCGGGAGTGCGTCGGCACCTACACCGTCACCCAGGCCGACATCGACGCGGGACAGATCACGAACACGGCCGTCGCGCTCGGCACCCCGCCGACCATCCCCGGCCAGCCGCCGCCGGACCCGGTGCAATCCGCACCCTCCTCGGCCATCGTGACGGCCACCGGCGACGCCTCGCTGACCGTGGTGAAGTCGTCCGGCACAAAGGTGATCTGGAAGCCGGGGCAGCAGGTCCCCTACACCTTCCTGGTCACCAACACCGGTTCCGTACGGCTGACCAACGTGACGGTGACCGACCGCCTGGTCGCCCCGGCGGATTCGGCGAACCTCGGCCCGATCACCTGTGGCCTGACCGGTGTGCCGAACGGCTCGGTGACCCTGGCCGCCGGTGACTCGATCACCTGCCGGGCGACCTACACCGTCTCTTGGGAGGACTACAGGCACGGCTCGGTCCGCGACGTCGCCACCGTCACCGGCACACCACCGTCGGGGCCGGCACCCGTGTCACCGGAGTCGACGCTGACCATCCCGGTCAAGGCAAAGCACCACCTGCCCGTGACCGGCCCGGCCGCCGGGCGGTGGATCACGATCGGACTGACGTCGGTGCTGCTCGGAACGGCACTGGTGCTGGCCGGCGTGCGCCGCCGGGTCCGTACGTGA
- a CDS encoding tripartite tricarboxylate transporter permease, whose amino-acid sequence MNVFGDLIGGFGTVLEPQYLLYAAIGVTLGTFVGVLPGIGPALTIALLLPVTFNLDDPIGTFIMFAGIYYGAMYGGSTTSILLNTPGESASVATAIEGYQMARRGRARAALATAAIGSFVAGTISTLLLTLFARPVAALAVEFRAADYFALALLAMVAVTALVGKSLVRGLLSLSLGLFLGLVGLDGLTGQARFSFGTLELLDGIDVVVIIVGLFAIGETLYVASRLRQLPEHVTPLEPGRGGFGWLSRSDWSRSWRPWLRGTAVGFPFGALPAGGADIPTFLSYTFEKYRSKNKAEFGKGAIEGVAGPEAANNAAFSGVLVPLLTLGIPTSATAAVMLAAFQIFNLQPGPQLFDKSPELVWALIASLYVGNVLLLALNLPLIRLWVKVLQIPRPVLYAGILVFATLGVYAASNDITQVLIAYGIGVIGFFMRHYDFPIAPVILGAILGPMMELQFRRTLVLSNGDLSVFVTRPLTAVLLSLVVLAVLVPYLPRIIARMRGRSAASVQRLAFGEDD is encoded by the coding sequence GTGAACGTTTTCGGAGACCTGATCGGCGGCTTCGGCACCGTGCTGGAGCCGCAGTACCTGCTGTACGCCGCGATCGGGGTCACCCTCGGCACCTTCGTCGGCGTACTGCCCGGCATCGGGCCGGCGCTGACCATCGCCCTGCTGCTGCCGGTGACCTTCAACCTGGACGACCCGATCGGTACGTTCATCATGTTCGCCGGGATCTACTACGGCGCCATGTACGGCGGCTCGACCACCAGCATCCTGCTGAACACACCGGGTGAGTCCGCCTCGGTCGCCACCGCCATCGAGGGTTACCAGATGGCCCGGCGGGGTCGGGCCCGCGCCGCGCTGGCCACCGCCGCGATCGGCTCGTTCGTCGCCGGCACCATCTCCACCCTGCTGCTCACCCTCTTCGCCCGGCCGGTGGCCGCGCTGGCGGTCGAGTTCCGGGCGGCGGACTACTTCGCGCTGGCCCTGCTGGCCATGGTCGCGGTCACCGCGCTGGTCGGCAAGTCCCTGGTCCGCGGGCTGCTCTCGCTCAGCCTGGGGCTGTTCCTCGGGCTGGTCGGCCTCGACGGTCTCACCGGCCAGGCCCGGTTCAGCTTCGGCACGCTGGAACTGCTCGACGGCATCGACGTCGTGGTGATCATCGTCGGGCTGTTCGCCATCGGCGAGACGCTCTACGTGGCGAGCCGGCTGCGGCAGCTGCCCGAGCACGTCACCCCGCTGGAGCCGGGTCGGGGCGGCTTCGGCTGGCTCAGCCGGTCGGACTGGTCCCGCTCCTGGCGGCCCTGGCTGCGCGGGACCGCCGTCGGCTTCCCGTTCGGCGCGCTGCCGGCCGGTGGCGCCGACATCCCCACCTTCCTCTCCTACACCTTCGAGAAGTACCGCTCGAAGAACAAGGCGGAGTTCGGCAAGGGCGCGATCGAGGGGGTGGCCGGTCCGGAGGCGGCGAACAACGCGGCCTTCTCCGGCGTACTCGTGCCGCTGTTGACCCTGGGTATTCCGACCTCGGCCACGGCGGCGGTGATGCTGGCCGCGTTCCAGATCTTCAACCTGCAACCCGGCCCGCAGCTGTTCGACAAGTCACCCGAGCTGGTCTGGGCGCTGATCGCCTCGCTCTACGTCGGGAACGTGCTCCTGCTGGCGCTGAACCTGCCGCTGATCCGGCTCTGGGTGAAGGTGCTCCAGATCCCCCGCCCGGTTCTCTACGCCGGCATCCTGGTCTTCGCCACCCTCGGTGTGTACGCCGCGTCGAACGACATCACCCAGGTGCTGATCGCGTACGGGATCGGGGTGATCGGGTTCTTCATGCGGCACTACGACTTCCCGATCGCACCGGTCATCCTCGGCGCCATCCTCGGCCCGATGATGGAGTTGCAGTTCCGGCGCACCCTGGTGCTCAGCAACGGGGACCTGAGCGTCTTCGTCACCCGGCCGCTGACCGCCGTACTGCTCTCGCTGGTGGTGCTGGCGGTGCTGGTGCCGTACCTGCCGAGGATCATCGCGCGGATGCGCGGCCGGTCGGCGGCATCGGTGCAGCGGCTCGCCTTCGGCGAGGACGACTGA
- a CDS encoding tripartite tricarboxylate transporter TctB family protein, with protein MALPTTDAQGRVDPRVALPRAPWGPRILGAVLLVVGLFLCWTAYDSAEGDFSAHGPWLAPLVVTAGWVVLSAWYLVSQFVRPAGPTGDAPVEAESAAEPAPADRPVPTDTPVDEPELVDEPELVDETEATGPVQWLTPVLLSVALLGYVLVLEPVGFVLASAVFFVAAARILGSHHSIRDVLVAVPLVVAIYLGFTQLLEISLPAGVLPL; from the coding sequence ATGGCTCTGCCGACAACTGACGCACAGGGGAGGGTCGACCCGCGGGTCGCCCTCCCCCGGGCGCCGTGGGGACCCCGGATCCTCGGCGCCGTACTGCTGGTGGTCGGGCTGTTCCTGTGCTGGACCGCGTACGACTCCGCCGAGGGCGACTTCTCGGCGCACGGGCCGTGGCTGGCGCCCCTGGTGGTGACGGCCGGCTGGGTGGTCCTCTCCGCCTGGTACCTGGTCAGCCAGTTCGTCCGCCCCGCCGGTCCGACCGGCGACGCCCCGGTCGAGGCGGAGTCGGCCGCCGAGCCGGCACCCGCCGACCGCCCGGTCCCGACCGACACGCCGGTCGACGAGCCCGAGCTGGTTGACGAGCCCGAGCTGGTTGACGAGACGGAGGCGACCGGGCCGGTGCAGTGGCTCACCCCGGTCCTGCTGAGCGTGGCCCTGCTCGGGTACGTGCTCGTCCTCGAACCGGTCGGCTTCGTACTCGCCTCGGCGGTCTTCTTCGTCGCCGCCGCCCGGATCCTCGGTAGCCACCACTCGATCCGGGACGTGCTGGTGGCGGTGCCGCTGGTCGTCGCCATCTATCTCGGCTTCACCCAACTGCTAGAGATCTCGCTGCCGGCCGGAGTGTTGCCGCTGTGA
- a CDS encoding response regulator, protein MIRVLVVDDDFMVAKVQCGFVDRVPGFAVAGVAHTGAEALAEVERLRPDLVLLDIYLPDVSGLEVLRRLREGDAVVDVLAVTAARDVNTIRTALRSGVVHYLIKPFSFDALRDRLERYAVAHHGLAGSREVAQDDVDRLFLALRPAPPIELPKGLTRPTADLVAEALRTAGGDLSATECADRVGLSRVSTRRYLEHFVGAGKAGVSLRYGSAGRPERRYRWTGGA, encoded by the coding sequence GTGATCCGGGTGTTGGTCGTGGACGACGACTTCATGGTGGCGAAGGTGCAGTGCGGGTTCGTCGACCGGGTGCCGGGCTTCGCCGTCGCCGGGGTGGCGCACACCGGCGCCGAGGCGCTCGCCGAGGTCGAGCGGCTCCGGCCGGACCTGGTGCTGCTCGACATCTACCTGCCGGACGTCTCCGGGCTGGAGGTGCTGCGTCGGCTGCGCGAGGGCGACGCGGTGGTGGACGTACTCGCGGTGACGGCGGCGCGGGACGTGAACACCATCCGGACCGCGTTGCGCAGCGGGGTGGTGCACTACCTGATCAAGCCGTTCAGCTTCGACGCGCTGCGCGACCGGCTGGAGCGGTACGCGGTCGCCCACCACGGGCTCGCCGGTTCCCGCGAGGTGGCCCAGGACGACGTCGACCGGCTCTTCCTGGCGCTGCGCCCGGCACCGCCGATCGAGCTGCCCAAGGGGCTGACCCGGCCGACCGCCGACCTGGTCGCCGAGGCGCTGCGGACGGCCGGCGGAGACCTGTCGGCGACCGAGTGCGCGGACCGGGTCGGCCTGTCCCGGGTCAGCACCCGCCGCTACCTGGAGCATTTTGTCGGCGCGGGCAAGGCCGGGGTGAGCCTGCGGTACGGCTCCGCCGGCCGACCGGAACGTCGTTACCGGTGGACCGGCGGAGCCTGA
- a CDS encoding Bug family tripartite tricarboxylate transporter substrate binding protein: MTDVRGTAGQRSRGGPYSPGRGPAVRHRVAALVCVPLLALAAGGCAKDGDDAGSDAAAVKYPTTTLELMAPAAPGGGWDSTARSLQKALTDSKLVTESVEVYNVPGAGGTLGLSQLVTKNKGDAHQLMVTGLVMIGGVVTNKSPVKLSQVTPIATLTAEQEVIVVPAASKYTTLQQLMDDAKANPTSINWGGGSAGGTDQILIGLLAKAAGADPKAMKYIAYSGGGESKAALLSGDLTAAVSGASEYSDLVASGKLRALAVSGSAGIDVGAGKPTPTIKESGYDVELMNWRGVVAPPGIKAGERAAIIKLIDDLHSSAQWKQTLTDQKWEDFYRSGDEAKAYFESENDRITTVLSEIGLAG, from the coding sequence ATGACAGACGTTCGAGGCACGGCGGGCCAACGATCCCGCGGCGGCCCGTACTCGCCCGGCCGTGGACCGGCGGTCCGGCATCGGGTCGCCGCGCTGGTGTGCGTACCGCTGCTGGCGCTCGCGGCGGGCGGCTGCGCCAAGGACGGCGACGACGCCGGCTCCGACGCGGCGGCGGTCAAGTACCCCACCACCACCCTGGAACTGATGGCACCGGCGGCACCCGGCGGCGGCTGGGACAGCACCGCGCGGTCGTTGCAGAAGGCGCTGACCGACAGCAAGCTGGTCACCGAGTCGGTCGAGGTCTACAACGTGCCCGGCGCCGGCGGCACCCTCGGCCTGTCCCAGCTCGTCACCAAGAACAAGGGCGACGCGCACCAGCTCATGGTCACCGGCCTGGTGATGATCGGCGGCGTGGTGACCAACAAGTCCCCGGTCAAGCTGAGCCAGGTCACGCCGATCGCCACGCTCACCGCCGAGCAGGAGGTGATTGTGGTCCCGGCCGCGTCGAAGTACACCACCCTGCAACAGCTCATGGACGACGCCAAGGCGAACCCCACGTCGATCAACTGGGGCGGCGGCTCGGCCGGCGGCACCGACCAGATCCTGATCGGCCTGCTCGCCAAGGCGGCCGGCGCCGACCCCAAGGCGATGAAGTACATCGCCTACTCCGGCGGCGGCGAGTCCAAGGCCGCCCTGCTCTCCGGTGACCTCACCGCGGCCGTCTCCGGCGCGAGCGAGTACTCCGACCTGGTCGCGTCCGGCAAGCTGCGCGCCCTGGCGGTCTCCGGCTCGGCCGGCATCGACGTCGGCGCCGGCAAGCCGACCCCGACGATCAAGGAATCCGGGTACGACGTCGAGCTGATGAACTGGCGCGGAGTGGTAGCGCCGCCCGGGATCAAGGCCGGCGAGCGGGCCGCCATCATCAAGCTGATCGACGACCTGCACTCGTCGGCGCAGTGGAAGCAGACCCTCACCGACCAGAAGTGGGAAGACTTCTACCGCAGCGGCGACGAGGCCAAGGCGTACTTCGAGAGCGAGAACGACCGGATCACCACGGTCCTCAGCGAGATCGGCCTGGCCGGTTAA